In a genomic window of Microcoleus sp. AS-A8:
- a CDS encoding DUF3007 family protein: MRRIDAIGIAFGVFAAGGIIYVVLQVAGLDSLKAGIWSQALLVGGLIGWLLTYLFRVSNKNMTYNQQVKDYKEAVLQKRLEEMTPEELTQLQAEIEKEQRSEATDR, encoded by the coding sequence ATGCGACGAATTGACGCGATTGGAATTGCCTTCGGTGTTTTTGCCGCTGGCGGAATCATCTACGTAGTGTTACAGGTAGCTGGACTGGATAGCCTGAAAGCAGGCATCTGGAGTCAGGCATTATTGGTTGGCGGTTTGATCGGCTGGCTGCTGACCTATTTATTCCGAGTTAGCAACAAGAACATGACGTACAACCAACAGGTGAAAGATTATAAGGAAGCTGTCCTGCAAAAGCGCCTCGAAGAGATGACTCCTGAAGAATTGACTCAGTTGCAAGCAGAAATTGAAAAGGAGCAGCGATCTGAGGCCACTGATCGGTAA
- the trpA gene encoding tryptophan synthase subunit alpha yields the protein MTSVSACFKSLHDSSQCALIPFITAGDPDLKTTAEALRILDESGADLIELGVPYSDPLADGPTIQAAATRALQQGVRLDDVLEMVKEVAPQIKAPIILFTYYNPILNRGIESFLKQIAEVGIKGLVVPDLPLEEAESLLTPAAEIGIEVVLLVAPTSSKERIEAIAHQSQGFIYLVSVTGVTGVRNQIESRVQDILQQMRTVTDKPIGVGFGISQPEQARQIKDWGADAVIVGSAFVKRLADGTPAEGLSAIGEFCQNLKSALSN from the coding sequence ATGACCTCGGTTTCCGCTTGCTTCAAATCCCTACACGATTCTTCTCAGTGCGCCCTGATTCCCTTTATCACGGCTGGTGACCCCGATTTGAAGACCACGGCGGAAGCTTTACGCATTCTCGATGAATCGGGTGCTGACTTGATCGAATTGGGGGTTCCTTACTCAGACCCCCTGGCAGATGGCCCTACCATTCAAGCGGCGGCAACTAGAGCGTTACAACAGGGCGTGCGCTTGGATGATGTCTTAGAGATGGTGAAGGAGGTTGCGCCCCAGATAAAAGCGCCGATTATCCTGTTTACCTATTACAACCCAATTTTAAATCGAGGCATTGAATCGTTTTTAAAGCAGATTGCGGAGGTGGGTATCAAAGGATTAGTGGTGCCTGACTTGCCTTTAGAAGAAGCAGAATCTCTCCTAACACCTGCGGCAGAAATTGGGATTGAGGTTGTTCTACTGGTTGCACCCACCAGTTCAAAAGAACGTATTGAAGCGATCGCCCATCAGTCTCAAGGCTTCATTTACCTGGTTAGCGTTACAGGCGTCACGGGAGTCCGAAACCAGATAGAATCACGAGTTCAAGATATCCTTCAGCAGATGCGTACTGTAACCGATAAGCCCATTGGTGTTGGCTTTGGTATCTCCCAGCCCGAACAAGCTCGACAGATCAAAGATTGGGGAGCTGATGCGGTAATTGTCGGTAGTGCCTTTGTCAAACGATTAGCAGATGGCACACCCGCTGAGGGATTGTCTGCCATTGGCGAGTTTTGCCAAAACTTGAAGTCAGCCCTTAGCAATTAG
- a CDS encoding ATP-binding protein: MLPDDTTRWAAEKGDFLFDESGQLRRLISVMMDLTERKSVEDQLRKSEAHLAAAQRIAHFGIWEFDVRSQQLMWSEEKLRIFGLDPTGPQPTYSQLIEMMHPDDRGSFEQLVYRALTDGTSYEIVFRITRPNGQLRHIETRGEAIFNSAGQVIQLFGTVVDITERKQAEEETLKALQRERELSEAKSRFIAMTSHEFRTPLTTIQSSTDLLKRYSDPHLQEKRLEHLNRISSAIEQMNSMVQDVLLLSEAEAGKLQLKPAPVDLVQLCRSLASELVVADRKQHNIIFTPLGECSFALSETTSLECEQAAPMEYFLDEKLVRYILINLLGNALKYSPPGSAVQLDLTCHPDQVVFRIQDQGIGIPLKDIPRLFESFHRASNVATTQGTGLGLAIVKQCVDLHGGHISVDSVLGKGSTFTVTLPSLHSIEVHD; this comes from the coding sequence TTGCTTCCTGATGATACGACTCGTTGGGCGGCAGAGAAGGGCGATTTTCTGTTTGATGAATCAGGTCAACTCAGGAGATTGATTAGTGTGATGATGGATCTTACCGAGCGCAAGAGTGTAGAAGATCAACTCAGGAAGAGTGAAGCTCATTTGGCTGCCGCACAAAGAATAGCCCATTTCGGAATCTGGGAGTTTGATGTGCGCTCGCAGCAGTTAATGTGGTCAGAGGAAAAGTTACGCATTTTCGGTCTTGACCCCACCGGACCCCAACCCACGTATAGCCAACTCATCGAGATGATGCATCCCGATGACCGAGGCAGTTTTGAGCAATTGGTCTATCGAGCACTGACCGATGGGACATCCTACGAAATCGTCTTTCGGATCACGCGACCCAATGGTCAACTCCGGCATATTGAAACTAGGGGAGAAGCCATTTTTAACAGCGCTGGGCAGGTCATCCAACTGTTTGGAACAGTAGTAGATATTACTGAACGCAAGCAAGCGGAGGAAGAGACGTTAAAGGCACTTCAGCGGGAACGAGAACTCTCAGAAGCTAAGTCACGCTTCATCGCCATGACCTCTCACGAGTTCCGCACTCCTCTAACAACAATTCAGTCTTCAACGGACTTGCTCAAACGTTATTCAGACCCCCACTTACAAGAGAAACGGCTAGAGCATTTAAACCGTATCTCTAGCGCGATCGAGCAGATGAACTCGATGGTACAAGATGTCTTGCTCTTGTCCGAGGCGGAGGCCGGCAAGTTGCAACTTAAACCCGCTCCTGTAGACTTAGTGCAACTATGCCGCTCTTTGGCCAGTGAACTGGTCGTAGCGGATAGAAAACAACACAACATTATATTCACTCCGCTGGGAGAGTGCTCATTCGCGCTTTCTGAAACGACCTCACTGGAGTGTGAACAAGCGGCTCCCATGGAGTATTTTCTAGATGAAAAGCTCGTTCGTTACATCCTCATAAATCTCCTTGGCAACGCCCTCAAATACTCTCCCCCAGGAAGTGCCGTCCAATTAGACCTGACCTGCCATCCCGACCAAGTGGTCTTCCGGATTCAAGACCAAGGCATTGGCATTCCCTTAAAAGATATACCCCGATTATTTGAGTCTTTCCATCGGGCGTCTAACGTAGCTACCACTCAAGGGACGGGTTTAGGATTAGCGATCGTCAAGCAGTGTGTGGACTTGCACGGAGGTCATATATCCGTTGATAGTGTCCTTGGAAAAGGTTCGACGTTTACCGTCACGCTGCCCTCGCTCCACTCAATTGAGGTGCACGATTGA
- a CDS encoding DUF928 domain-containing protein codes for MATFSVALCVALAPFSLETPQVSAQPLYVSIKFPDAPVGTPRRSIGGGTRGEPPLRVLSPQSDVITTVSAQLTLFLYIPQTQAKSAKFVVYDNQGQLFYQTTVALQGIPGVVKLSLPKTLGLKIGQEYDWALTLAQNPETEESNSSVRGKIKRTVLTSTQKAQLAAARQPLKQAEVYAKAGIWQETISILAQLRHDRPSDPNINAAWEELLESVELKEIATEPLVECCRADN; via the coding sequence GTGGCAACTTTTTCCGTGGCTCTGTGTGTGGCACTTGCGCCGTTCTCTTTGGAGACACCACAAGTCAGTGCACAGCCACTATACGTCAGTATCAAATTCCCAGACGCGCCTGTAGGAACGCCCCGGAGATCAATCGGCGGAGGGACGCGTGGAGAACCACCCTTAAGAGTTTTGTCTCCCCAAAGTGATGTAATAACAACGGTTTCAGCCCAGCTGACCTTATTTTTGTATATTCCTCAAACCCAAGCAAAATCCGCAAAATTTGTGGTTTATGACAACCAGGGGCAACTTTTTTACCAAACGACGGTGGCACTCCAAGGTATTCCGGGTGTGGTGAAGCTTAGCCTACCCAAAACTTTAGGGTTGAAAATTGGTCAAGAATACGATTGGGCGTTGACGCTCGCTCAAAACCCGGAAACTGAGGAATCCAATAGCTCGGTTCGAGGGAAGATCAAGCGTACTGTCCTCACTTCAACACAGAAGGCTCAGTTAGCGGCAGCCAGACAACCCCTCAAGCAAGCAGAGGTCTATGCAAAAGCGGGAATTTGGCAAGAAACTATCAGTATTTTGGCTCAATTACGCCATGACCGTCCGAGCGATCCCAATATCAATGCGGCTTGGGAAGAACTTTTAGAGTCAGTGGAGCTAAAAGAGATCGCTACTGAACCACTGGTTGAGTGTTGTAGAGCCGATAACTGA
- a CDS encoding serine/threonine-protein kinase, with translation METTLAGHYQVIEPLGMGGFGQTFLAKDMHLPGNPLCVVKQLKPRDSDSATLTTAQRFFEREAEMLYRLGEHDQIPRLLAHFEQVGKFYLVQDYIEGQTLHQELAHREKLSEASVMRILQDILQVLTFVHQENVIHRDIKPANLIRRNRDGKIVLIDFGAVKQVRNQARYTPKQTSLTIPIGSPGYMPSEQQASNPHFSSDIYAVGMVCLQALTGLSPRRLPKDANTGEFGCGLVSDHAAISPGLAAILNKMVRYDYRQRYKDADEALEALEQLFARAQPDNIESSTLIAPTCPPPSSCSEEPETQGVPLPFQSLITDKTEGFVGRNYVFAAIEEFLDNEACGYFIIEADPGVGKTAILAEYVKRTRCVAHFNVRSQGINRAEEFLKCVCTQLIERYKLPYSLPLTPEHTRDGNFLARLLNEISTLDTSVDDTYATTTLKTGAKSTSKLVIAVDALDEVDLSSHTLGANVLYLPASLPQSVYFILTKRMTPVPMVVNHHRVFELMQYATESLQDAKTYIRCRVNHSEALQTWIGSQGLTVEEFVTTLAEKSDHNFMYLRYVLPAIESGTYQDLTIENLPEGLEQYYYQHWQNMGMTAKPLPRTKIKIVYVLAEARKPVSRQLISEFSGEDALTVQEVLDEWQQFLREQRIDGQTGYSIYHTSFQDFLHCQDIVQAAGVTIQGINAMIADNLAQELGL, from the coding sequence ATGGAAACCACACTGGCGGGTCATTATCAGGTTATCGAACCCTTGGGGATGGGGGGATTTGGTCAAACCTTCCTAGCCAAAGACATGCATTTACCCGGTAACCCCTTGTGTGTCGTTAAGCAACTCAAACCTAGAGATAGCGATTCCGCAACCTTGACGACAGCACAACGCTTCTTTGAGCGTGAGGCGGAAATGTTATACCGATTAGGCGAACATGACCAAATTCCCCGCCTTTTAGCTCACTTTGAGCAGGTCGGAAAATTTTATTTAGTCCAAGATTATATTGAAGGCCAAACCTTACATCAAGAACTTGCTCACCGCGAAAAGTTAAGCGAAGCTTCTGTCATGCGGATTTTGCAAGATATCTTGCAAGTATTAACCTTTGTCCATCAAGAAAACGTCATTCATCGCGACATTAAACCCGCTAATTTAATTCGACGTAATAGAGATGGCAAGATTGTTCTCATTGATTTTGGAGCGGTTAAACAAGTCCGTAACCAGGCGCGTTATACTCCCAAACAAACCAGCCTAACCATTCCCATTGGCTCTCCTGGCTATATGCCTAGCGAACAACAAGCCTCTAATCCCCACTTTAGTAGTGATATCTATGCTGTTGGGATGGTTTGTTTACAAGCCTTGACTGGATTATCTCCTAGAAGGCTACCGAAAGATGCCAACACAGGGGAGTTTGGTTGTGGCTTAGTGAGCGATCACGCCGCCATTAGCCCTGGTTTAGCCGCTATTTTAAATAAAATGGTGCGCTATGACTATCGCCAACGCTACAAAGATGCCGATGAAGCACTCGAAGCGTTGGAACAATTGTTTGCTCGCGCACAACCCGATAATATTGAATCTTCAACTCTAATTGCACCAACCTGCCCGCCTCCATCCTCATGCAGCGAGGAACCGGAGACTCAAGGGGTTCCCCTGCCGTTTCAGTCTCTAATTACCGATAAAACGGAAGGATTTGTGGGACGAAACTATGTGTTCGCGGCGATTGAAGAGTTTTTGGACAATGAAGCTTGCGGCTATTTCATTATTGAGGCTGACCCTGGTGTAGGGAAAACCGCTATTCTGGCGGAGTATGTCAAGCGGACGCGGTGTGTGGCACACTTTAATGTGCGATCGCAAGGCATTAATCGTGCGGAAGAATTCCTGAAATGCGTCTGCACTCAACTCATTGAACGCTACAAGTTACCCTATTCTCTCCCTTTAACCCCCGAACATACTCGCGACGGTAACTTTTTAGCACGGCTGTTGAATGAAATTAGCACGCTAGACACGAGTGTAGACGATACCTATGCCACGACAACCCTAAAGACGGGAGCCAAATCAACATCTAAATTAGTGATTGCCGTTGATGCTTTAGATGAGGTCGATCTAAGTAGTCACACTCTTGGTGCCAATGTTTTATATCTACCCGCCTCTCTACCCCAGAGCGTTTACTTTATCCTAACCAAACGCATGACACCGGTGCCGATGGTGGTGAACCACCATCGTGTGTTTGAGTTGATGCAGTATGCTACCGAGAGTCTGCAAGATGCAAAAACCTATATTCGATGCCGTGTTAACCACAGTGAGGCGTTACAAACCTGGATTGGTAGTCAGGGATTGACGGTTGAGGAGTTCGTTACCACCTTAGCCGAGAAAAGCGATCACAACTTCATGTACTTGCGCTACGTACTACCCGCAATTGAAAGCGGCACTTACCAAGATTTAACCATCGAAAATTTACCAGAAGGTTTGGAGCAATACTACTACCAACATTGGCAAAATATGGGCATGACAGCAAAACCTCTGCCCCGCACCAAGATTAAGATTGTCTATGTTTTAGCAGAAGCCCGAAAACCTGTTTCTCGCCAGTTAATTTCCGAGTTTTCCGGGGAGGATGCCTTGACAGTTCAAGAAGTACTGGATGAATGGCAGCAGTTTTTGCGAGAACAACGCATTGATGGACAAACTGGCTACAGCATCTATCACACCAGTTTCCAAGATTTTCTGCATTGCCAGGATATCGTGCAGGCGGCGGGAGTCACGATTCAGGGAATTAATGCGATGATTGCTGATAACTTAGCCCAAGAATTGGGGTTGTGA
- a CDS encoding class I SAM-dependent methyltransferase — protein MTQREAQIASRFNRQYQGEAFELPEEVEAMPIFQEWVGGTLTSKVASNFWEIAKPQKNQRCLDIGCGVSFLIYPWRDWDAYFYGQEISIVARDALNARGSQLNSKLFKGVALGTAQQLAYESGQFDLAIATGWSCYYPLDYWAEVMAQVKRVLKPGGQFVFDVLNPEQPLAEDWAVLEMYLGAEVFLEPISEWEKMIKATGAKLVKRKSGELFELYLVRWS, from the coding sequence ATGACTCAGCGAGAAGCGCAGATAGCGTCTCGGTTTAATCGACAGTATCAGGGTGAAGCCTTTGAACTGCCGGAGGAAGTGGAGGCGATGCCCATTTTTCAGGAGTGGGTTGGGGGGACACTTACCAGTAAAGTTGCCTCGAATTTCTGGGAAATTGCTAAACCTCAAAAGAATCAGCGTTGTTTGGATATTGGCTGTGGGGTTAGCTTTTTGATTTATCCGTGGCGAGATTGGGATGCCTATTTTTATGGTCAGGAAATCAGTATAGTGGCGCGGGATGCCCTCAATGCAAGAGGTTCTCAGTTGAACTCGAAACTATTCAAGGGCGTGGCGTTGGGGACGGCACAACAGTTGGCTTATGAGTCTGGGCAGTTTGATTTAGCGATCGCAACAGGATGGAGTTGCTATTACCCCCTTGATTATTGGGCTGAGGTGATGGCGCAAGTCAAGCGGGTGCTGAAGCCGGGGGGGCAATTTGTGTTTGATGTCCTCAATCCAGAGCAACCTCTGGCGGAGGATTGGGCGGTTTTGGAAATGTATCTGGGTGCTGAGGTTTTTTTAGAGCCAATTTCTGAGTGGGAAAAAATGATTAAAGCGACGGGCGCTAAGCTGGTGAAGCGGAAATCGGGTGAGTTGTTTGAGTTGTACTTGGTTCGTTGGTCGTGA
- a CDS encoding NAD(P)H-quinone oxidoreductase subunit L, giving the protein MLVALLYLALSGVYLLVVPAALYLYLQKRWYIASSFERGFMYFLVFFFFPGLLLLSPFLNFRPKRRQIQA; this is encoded by the coding sequence ATGCTTGTTGCACTGCTGTACCTGGCCTTGAGCGGAGTTTACCTTTTAGTGGTTCCTGCCGCCCTTTATCTCTACCTGCAAAAACGGTGGTATATTGCTAGCTCCTTTGAGCGCGGTTTTATGTACTTCCTGGTGTTCTTTTTCTTTCCGGGTTTGTTGCTCCTGAGTCCTTTCCTGAACTTTCGCCCCAAGCGGCGTCAGATTCAGGCATAA